Sequence from the Holosporales bacterium genome:
CACCCGTAGCGCTAAATTCAGCCATGCCGACAGACAGCTCATCACGCAAAGCATGTTGAAGCCTTATATCAACTGAAAGCTGAAGGGGTTCAGAATTTCGTATAATTCTGTTGTTTTCTGAGTATTCTACGCCCGCAATGCCGATGTTATCTACATCAGTAAAACCCAGCACATGGGACAGCAGGTTCCTGTCAGGATATATACGGCGCTCTGTGTTTATGAAATATATGCCCGGAATCCCCAGGGATAAAAGTGCTTCTTGCTGTGCCGGCGTAATGTGCCTTTTGACCCAGATGAACCTTTTTCCGCTCTCCAGACTTTGTTTGACCTTGCGAAAGTTTAGGTCTTTAAATATCTTTCTAAGCCCCTCAACCGCCTCACCAATATTGATAACGTCTTTGGCATTTGCGTAAACCGAGACTGTTGGCAGGCTCGTCGCCAAGATCATACCGTTACGATCAAACAGATCGGCACGAACTAAGTTGGCGTTTTGTTGTTGTATTACGTTTCTGTCATGATCGCTGAGTTGCGGCTGAAACGAAAGATAGACAATTCTGGTAATTATCGCCAAATTTACAATACAAAAACACACCAGCACGAATAATATGCGCTGGCGTAATACCACCAATGCGACAGATATCGTGTCGTACCTGCCGCCGACAATTTCCCTAAAATAACCTCCAGTTTTCCTGGTGAATTGCCTCATTGACCACGAGCATCTGTTGCCAACAGCTTTTTAGGCTTAGGGGCCGATACTTTTACTAACAAACTTTGCAGAGGATCGACCCTTACTATGCGGGCTCTGCCGTTCAAACGAGCCTTAAATTCGCTGAGAGAGAATAACCTGTTAACCTCAGTTTTATCAAGGACCATATGGCGACTTGCTAGCCTTTGAAGCCTTTTAGGCGCAGTCAAATAGCGCAGTTCTGCTGATAAAATCTTGATATCACACTGCGTGCGGGCGATTTCCCGTTCAAGCCCTTGAGCCTGAGAATTTAAATCGGCAACCTTGTACTTAAAGTTAAATAGACCACATCCTGCAAATACGACAGCAACCAGCAGTACTAGCCTATTGACACCAAACAACTTTCAAAACTCCCGCACAAGGCCCCTCAGTTTAGCCGATCTCGCCTTGTGGTTAAGCGCCAATTCCTCTGCTCCGGGCACTATTGGCTTTTTGTTTATCAGGCGAAATTGTTTTTCATTCGACCGTTGTAGCGCAAAATGCTTAAAAAAATGTTTAACAATTCTGTCTTCAAGCGAATGAAAAGCTACCACAATTAAACTTCCTTTCACTGATAACAACTCAATGGCCGACCTCAACGCAATTTCCAAATTTTCCAGCTCGTTATTGACAAAAATCCTAAGGGCCTGAAAAGTTTTTGTCGCTGGATGTATTCCCTTATATGAATTAATAACTGATTTTACAATATCGGCAAGCTGTTTCGTAGAGGATATTTGTTGATTTATTCGCCCATTTACAATGGCTTTTGCGATTTTTTTTGCCTTACGCTCTTCTCCATAGTGATAAATTATGTCGGCCAACCGAGCTTCGGTATAGGTATTAACTACCTCCAGAGCGGATATGCCGTGACCGCTCATGCGCATGTCAAGCGGTCCATCTAAATTGAAGGAGAATCCTCTATTTTGTGTCTCGAGTTGCATAGAAGACACACCAAGATCAAAAATTATACCGTCTATTTGCTTTATTTCGTATAAGGCGATGATATTTTTTAAATTGATATTGTTTTCGTTTACAAACTTAAAGCGCGTTGGGGCCAGTTGCTGTATTTCGCTGGTAAAGCTGATTAAGTTTGGATCTTGATCAATGCCAAGAACGAAGCTGTTAGGAATGCTCTGTAGTATTTTTTTAGTATATCCTCCGGCGCCGAAGGTTGCATCTATGTAAAAGCCACCTTCCTTGTGTGGAAGCATGGCCATGACTTCGTTCAATAAGACTGGAACATGGCCTGGCATTTGCCGACAATACTGCTGAATTTATACTTACATCAAGAAGAAACG
This genomic interval carries:
- the rsmH gene encoding 16S rRNA (cytosine(1402)-N(4))-methyltransferase RsmH codes for the protein MPGHVPVLLNEVMAMLPHKEGGFYIDATFGAGGYTKKILQSIPNSFVLGIDQDPNLISFTSEIQQLAPTRFKFVNENNINLKNIIALYEIKQIDGIIFDLGVSSMQLETQNRGFSFNLDGPLDMRMSGHGISALEVVNTYTEARLADIIYHYGEERKAKKIAKAIVNGRINQQISSTKQLADIVKSVINSYKGIHPATKTFQALRIFVNNELENLEIALRSAIELLSVKGSLIVVAFHSLEDRIVKHFFKHFALQRSNEKQFRLINKKPIVPGAEELALNHKARSAKLRGLVREF